The Bos taurus isolate L1 Dominette 01449 registration number 42190680 breed Hereford chromosome 18, ARS-UCD2.0, whole genome shotgun sequence genome has a window encoding:
- the POU2F2 gene encoding POU domain, class 2, transcription factor 2 isoform X10 — protein sequence MVHSSMGAPEIRMSKPLEAEKQGLDSPSEHPDTERNGPDTNHQNPQNKTSPFSVSPTGPSTKVGILSGLHLTFWGPGPCLSPPQIKAEDPSGDSAPAAPPPPQPAQPHLPQAQLMLTGSQLAGDIQQLLQLQQLVLVPGHHLQPPAQFLLPQAQQSQPGLLPTPNLFQLPQQTQGALLTSQPRAGLPTQPPKCLEPPSHPEEPSDLEELEQFARTFKQRRIKLGFTQGDVGLAMGKLYGNDFSQTTISRFEALNLSFKNMCKLKPLLEKWLNDAETMSVDSSLPSPNQLSSPSLGFDGLPGRRRKKRTSIETNVRFALEKSFLANQKPTSEEILLIAEQLHMEKEVIRVWFCNRRQKEKRINPCSAAPMLPSPGKPASYSPHLVTPQGGAGTLPLSQASSSLSTTVTTLSSAVGTLHPSRTAGGGGAGGGAAPPLNSIPSVTPPPPATTNSTNPSPQGSHSAIGLSGLSPSTGSTMVGLSSGLSPALMSNNPLATIQALASGGTLPLTSLDSSGNLVLGAAGAAPGSPGLVTSPLFLNHAGLPLLSAPPGVGLVSAAAAAVAASISSKSPGLSSSSSSSSSSSSSTCSETAAQTPGGPGGPEVGSKPE from the exons ATGGTTCACTCCAGCATGGGGGCTCCAG AAATAAGAATGTCTAAGCCCCTGGAGGCCGAGAAGCAAGGTCTGGACTCCCCATCAGAGCACCCAG ACACTGAAAGAAATGGACCAGACACTAACCATCAG AACCCCCAGAATAAGACCTCCCCGTTCTCGGTGTCCCCGACTGGCCCCAGCACCAAG GTGGGCATTCTCTCTGGCCTCCACTTAACATTCTGGGGTCCCGGACCCTGCCTCTCTCCCCCCCAGATCAAGGCTGAAGACCCCAGCGGCGACTCAGCCCCAGCAGCACCCCCGCCCCCGCAGCCGGCTCAGCCACACCTGCCCCAGGCCCAACTCATGTTGACTGGCAGCCAGCTAGCCGGG GACATCCAGCAGctcctccagctccagcagcTGGTGCTTGTGCCAGGCCACCACCTCCAGCCACCTGCTCAGTTCCTGCTGCCGCAGGCCCAGCAGAGTCAGCCAG GCCTGCTACCGACGCCAAATCTATTCCAGCTACCTCAGCAAACCCAGGGAGCTCTTCTGACCTCCCAGCCCCGGGCAGGGCTGCCCACACAG CCCCCCAAATGCTTGGAGCCACCATCCCATCCCGAGGAGCCCAGTGATCTGGAGGAGCTGGAGCAGTTCGCTCGCACCTTCAAGCAACGCCGCATCAAGCTGGGTTTCACACAG GGTGACGTGGGCCTGGCCATGGGCAAGCTCTATGGCAACGACTTCAGCCAGACGACCATTTCCCGCTTCGAGGCCCTCAACCTGAGCTTCAAGAACATGTGCAAACTCAAGCCCCTCCTGGAGAAGTGGCTCAATGACGCAG AGACTATGTCTGTGGACTCAAGCCTGCCCAGCCCCAACCAGCTGAGCAGCCCCAGCCTGGGTTTCGATGGGCTCCCCGGCCGGAGACGCAAGAAGAGGACCAGCATCGAGACAAACGTCCGCTTCGCCTTAGAGAAGAGTTTTCTAGCG AACCAGAAGCCTACCTCAGAGGAGATCCTGCTGATCGCAGAGCAGCTGCACATGGAGAAGGAAGTAATCCGCGTCTGGTTCTGCAACCGGCGCCAGAAGGAGAAACGCATCAACCCCTGCAGCGCGGCCCCCATGCTGCCCAGCCCGGGCAAGCCGGCCAGCTACAGCCCCCACCTG gtCACACCACAAGGGGGCGCCGGGACCCTGCCGTTGTCCCAAGCTTCCAGCAGTCTGAGCACAACAG TTACTACCTTATCCTCAGCTGTGGGGACACTCCACCCCAGCCGGACAGCTGGAGGGggtggggccgggggcggggccgcgccCCCCCTCAATTCCATCCCCTCtgtcacccccccacccccggccaccACCAACAGCACAAATCCCAGCCCTCAAGGCAGCCACTCGGCCATCGGTTTGTCGGGCCTGAGCCCCAGCACGGG AAGCACAATGGTGGGGTTGAGCTCCGGGCTGAGTCCAGCCCTCATGAGCAACAACCCTTTGGCCACTATCCAAG ccCTGGCCTCTGGTGGAACCCTGCCCCTTACCAGCCTTGACAGCAGCGGGAACCTGGTGCTGGGGGCGGCTGGCGCAGCCCCAGGGAGCCCGGGCCTGGTGACCTCACCACTCTTCTTGAACCACGCTGGGCTGCCCCTGCTCAGCGCCCCGCCTGGCGTGGGCCTGGTCTCAGCAGCCGCTGCAGCCGTGGCGGCCTCCATCTCCAGCAAGTCTCCTGGCCtctcctcgtcctcctcctcgtcctcctcctcgtcctcctctACCTGCAGTGAGACGGCAGCACAGACCCCTGGAGGCCCAGGGGGACCCGAGGTAGGGTCCAAGCCCGAGTGA
- the POU2F2 gene encoding POU domain, class 2, transcription factor 2 isoform X17, which produces MVHSSMGAPEIRMSKPLEAEKQGLDSPSEHPDTERNGPDTNHQNPQNKTSPFSVSPTGPSTKVGILSGLHLTFWGPGPCLSPPQIKAEDPSGDSAPAAPPPPQPAQPHLPQAQLMLTGSQLAGDIQQLLQLQQLVLVPGHHLQPPAQFLLPQAQQSQPGLLPTPNLFQLPQQTQGALLTSQPRAGLPTQPPKCLEPPSHPEEPSDLEELEQFARTFKQRRIKLGFTQGDVGLAMGKLYGNDFSQTTISRFEALNLSFKNMCKLKPLLEKWLNDAETMSVDSSLPSPNQLSSPSLGFDGLPGRRRKKRTSIETNVRFALEKSFLANQKPTSEEILLIAEQLHMEKEVIRVWFCNRRQKEKRINPCSAAPMLPSPGKPASYSPHLVTPQGGAGTLPLSQASSSLSTTVTTLSSAVGTLHPSRTAGGGGAGGGAAPPLNSIPSVTPPPPATTNSTNPSPQGSHSAIGLSGLSPSTGPGLWWNPAPYQP; this is translated from the exons ATGGTTCACTCCAGCATGGGGGCTCCAG AAATAAGAATGTCTAAGCCCCTGGAGGCCGAGAAGCAAGGTCTGGACTCCCCATCAGAGCACCCAG ACACTGAAAGAAATGGACCAGACACTAACCATCAG AACCCCCAGAATAAGACCTCCCCGTTCTCGGTGTCCCCGACTGGCCCCAGCACCAAG GTGGGCATTCTCTCTGGCCTCCACTTAACATTCTGGGGTCCCGGACCCTGCCTCTCTCCCCCCCAGATCAAGGCTGAAGACCCCAGCGGCGACTCAGCCCCAGCAGCACCCCCGCCCCCGCAGCCGGCTCAGCCACACCTGCCCCAGGCCCAACTCATGTTGACTGGCAGCCAGCTAGCCGGG GACATCCAGCAGctcctccagctccagcagcTGGTGCTTGTGCCAGGCCACCACCTCCAGCCACCTGCTCAGTTCCTGCTGCCGCAGGCCCAGCAGAGTCAGCCAG GCCTGCTACCGACGCCAAATCTATTCCAGCTACCTCAGCAAACCCAGGGAGCTCTTCTGACCTCCCAGCCCCGGGCAGGGCTGCCCACACAG CCCCCCAAATGCTTGGAGCCACCATCCCATCCCGAGGAGCCCAGTGATCTGGAGGAGCTGGAGCAGTTCGCTCGCACCTTCAAGCAACGCCGCATCAAGCTGGGTTTCACACAG GGTGACGTGGGCCTGGCCATGGGCAAGCTCTATGGCAACGACTTCAGCCAGACGACCATTTCCCGCTTCGAGGCCCTCAACCTGAGCTTCAAGAACATGTGCAAACTCAAGCCCCTCCTGGAGAAGTGGCTCAATGACGCAG AGACTATGTCTGTGGACTCAAGCCTGCCCAGCCCCAACCAGCTGAGCAGCCCCAGCCTGGGTTTCGATGGGCTCCCCGGCCGGAGACGCAAGAAGAGGACCAGCATCGAGACAAACGTCCGCTTCGCCTTAGAGAAGAGTTTTCTAGCG AACCAGAAGCCTACCTCAGAGGAGATCCTGCTGATCGCAGAGCAGCTGCACATGGAGAAGGAAGTAATCCGCGTCTGGTTCTGCAACCGGCGCCAGAAGGAGAAACGCATCAACCCCTGCAGCGCGGCCCCCATGCTGCCCAGCCCGGGCAAGCCGGCCAGCTACAGCCCCCACCTG gtCACACCACAAGGGGGCGCCGGGACCCTGCCGTTGTCCCAAGCTTCCAGCAGTCTGAGCACAACAG TTACTACCTTATCCTCAGCTGTGGGGACACTCCACCCCAGCCGGACAGCTGGAGGGggtggggccgggggcggggccgcgccCCCCCTCAATTCCATCCCCTCtgtcacccccccacccccggccaccACCAACAGCACAAATCCCAGCCCTCAAGGCAGCCACTCGGCCATCGGTTTGTCGGGCCTGAGCCCCAGCACGGG ccCTGGCCTCTGGTGGAACCCTGCCCCTTACCAGCCTTGA
- the POU2F2 gene encoding POU domain, class 2, transcription factor 2 isoform X2, whose translation MVHSSMGAPEIRMSKPLEAEKQGLDSPSEHPDTERNGPDTNHQNPQNKTSPFSVSPTGPSTKVGILSGLHLTFWGPGPCLSPPQIKAEDPSGDSAPAAPPPPQPAQPHLPQAQLMLTGSQLAGLTALMPAQQQLLLQQAQAQLLAAAVQQSSAVAAAAASTSSSSSSSSSSASSSTSQAPASSSSGGGDLPPPQSASQPPGTPQLTLSQPIQLTAQDIQQLLQLQQLVLVPGHHLQPPAQFLLPQAQQSQPGLLPTPNLFQLPQQTQGALLTSQPRAGLPTQPPKCLEPPSHPEEPSDLEELEQFARTFKQRRIKLGFTQGDVGLAMGKLYGNDFSQTTISRFEALNLSFKNMCKLKPLLEKWLNDAETMSVDSSLPSPNQLSSPSLGFDGLPGRRRKKRTSIETNVRFALEKSFLANQKPTSEEILLIAEQLHMEKEVIRVWFCNRRQKEKRINPCSAAPMLPSPGKPASYSPHLVTPQGGAGTLPLSQASSSLSTTARQVPLSMGFPRQEYWSGLPCPPPRDLPDPENEPASLRSPALAVTTLSSAVGTLHPSRTAGGGGAGGGAAPPLNSIPSVTPPPPATTNSTNPSPQGSHSAIGLSGLSPSTGSTMVGLSSGLSPALMSNNPLATIQALASGGTLPLTSLDSSGNLVLGAAGAAPGSPGLVTSPLFLNHAGLPLLSAPPGVGLVSAAAAAVAASISSKSPGLSSSSSSSSSSSSSTCSETAAQTPGGPGGPEVGSKPE comes from the exons ATGGTTCACTCCAGCATGGGGGCTCCAG AAATAAGAATGTCTAAGCCCCTGGAGGCCGAGAAGCAAGGTCTGGACTCCCCATCAGAGCACCCAG ACACTGAAAGAAATGGACCAGACACTAACCATCAG AACCCCCAGAATAAGACCTCCCCGTTCTCGGTGTCCCCGACTGGCCCCAGCACCAAG GTGGGCATTCTCTCTGGCCTCCACTTAACATTCTGGGGTCCCGGACCCTGCCTCTCTCCCCCCCAGATCAAGGCTGAAGACCCCAGCGGCGACTCAGCCCCAGCAGCACCCCCGCCCCCGCAGCCGGCTCAGCCACACCTGCCCCAGGCCCAACTCATGTTGACTGGCAGCCAGCTAGCCGGG cTCACGGCGCTGATGCCGGCTCAGCAGCAGCTCCTCCTGCAGCAAGCGCAGGCCCAGCTCCTGGCCGCCGCCGTGCAGCAGTCCAGcgccgtcgccgccgccgccgcctccacctcctcttcttcttcctcctcctcctcctccgcctcctcctcGACCTCGCAggccccagcctcctcctcctccggggGAGGCGACCTGCCACCACCACAGTCTGCCAGCCAGCCCCCGGGGACCCCACAGCTTACCCTGTCCCAGCCCATCCAGCTCACAGCACAG GACATCCAGCAGctcctccagctccagcagcTGGTGCTTGTGCCAGGCCACCACCTCCAGCCACCTGCTCAGTTCCTGCTGCCGCAGGCCCAGCAGAGTCAGCCAG GCCTGCTACCGACGCCAAATCTATTCCAGCTACCTCAGCAAACCCAGGGAGCTCTTCTGACCTCCCAGCCCCGGGCAGGGCTGCCCACACAG CCCCCCAAATGCTTGGAGCCACCATCCCATCCCGAGGAGCCCAGTGATCTGGAGGAGCTGGAGCAGTTCGCTCGCACCTTCAAGCAACGCCGCATCAAGCTGGGTTTCACACAG GGTGACGTGGGCCTGGCCATGGGCAAGCTCTATGGCAACGACTTCAGCCAGACGACCATTTCCCGCTTCGAGGCCCTCAACCTGAGCTTCAAGAACATGTGCAAACTCAAGCCCCTCCTGGAGAAGTGGCTCAATGACGCAG AGACTATGTCTGTGGACTCAAGCCTGCCCAGCCCCAACCAGCTGAGCAGCCCCAGCCTGGGTTTCGATGGGCTCCCCGGCCGGAGACGCAAGAAGAGGACCAGCATCGAGACAAACGTCCGCTTCGCCTTAGAGAAGAGTTTTCTAGCG AACCAGAAGCCTACCTCAGAGGAGATCCTGCTGATCGCAGAGCAGCTGCACATGGAGAAGGAAGTAATCCGCGTCTGGTTCTGCAACCGGCGCCAGAAGGAGAAACGCATCAACCCCTGCAGCGCGGCCCCCATGCTGCCCAGCCCGGGCAAGCCGGCCAGCTACAGCCCCCACCTG gtCACACCACAAGGGGGCGCCGGGACCCTGCCGTTGTCCCAAGCTTCCAGCAGTCTGAGCACAACAG cccgccaggttcctctgtccatgggatttcccaggcaagaatactggagtgggttgccctgccctcctccaagggatcttcccgacccagagaacGAACCggcgtctcttaggtctcctgcattggcag TTACTACCTTATCCTCAGCTGTGGGGACACTCCACCCCAGCCGGACAGCTGGAGGGggtggggccgggggcggggccgcgccCCCCCTCAATTCCATCCCCTCtgtcacccccccacccccggccaccACCAACAGCACAAATCCCAGCCCTCAAGGCAGCCACTCGGCCATCGGTTTGTCGGGCCTGAGCCCCAGCACGGG AAGCACAATGGTGGGGTTGAGCTCCGGGCTGAGTCCAGCCCTCATGAGCAACAACCCTTTGGCCACTATCCAAG ccCTGGCCTCTGGTGGAACCCTGCCCCTTACCAGCCTTGACAGCAGCGGGAACCTGGTGCTGGGGGCGGCTGGCGCAGCCCCAGGGAGCCCGGGCCTGGTGACCTCACCACTCTTCTTGAACCACGCTGGGCTGCCCCTGCTCAGCGCCCCGCCTGGCGTGGGCCTGGTCTCAGCAGCCGCTGCAGCCGTGGCGGCCTCCATCTCCAGCAAGTCTCCTGGCCtctcctcgtcctcctcctcgtcctcctcctcgtcctcctctACCTGCAGTGAGACGGCAGCACAGACCCCTGGAGGCCCAGGGGGACCCGAGGTAGGGTCCAAGCCCGAGTGA
- the POU2F2 gene encoding POU domain, class 2, transcription factor 2 isoform X12, with protein sequence MVHSSMGAPEIRMSKPLEAEKQGLDSPSEHPDTERNGPDTNHQNPQNKTSPFSVSPTGPSTKIKAEDPSGDSAPAAPPPPQPAQPHLPQAQLMLTGSQLAGDIQQLLQLQQLVLVPGHHLQPPAQFLLPQAQQSQPGLLPTPNLFQLPQQTQGALLTSQPRAGLPTQPPKCLEPPSHPEEPSDLEELEQFARTFKQRRIKLGFTQGDVGLAMGKLYGNDFSQTTISRFEALNLSFKNMCKLKPLLEKWLNDAETMSVDSSLPSPNQLSSPSLGFDGLPGRRRKKRTSIETNVRFALEKSFLANQKPTSEEILLIAEQLHMEKEVIRVWFCNRRQKEKRINPCSAAPMLPSPGKPASYSPHLVTPQGGAGTLPLSQASSSLSTTVTTLSSAVGTLHPSRTAGGGGAGGGAAPPLNSIPSVTPPPPATTNSTNPSPQGSHSAIGLSGLSPSTGSTMVGLSSGLSPALMSNNPLATIQALASGGTLPLTSLDSSGNLVLGAAGAAPGSPGLVTSPLFLNHAGLPLLSAPPGVGLVSAAAAAVAASISSKSPGLSSSSSSSSSSSSSTCSETAAQTPGGPGGPEVGSKPE encoded by the exons ATGGTTCACTCCAGCATGGGGGCTCCAG AAATAAGAATGTCTAAGCCCCTGGAGGCCGAGAAGCAAGGTCTGGACTCCCCATCAGAGCACCCAG ACACTGAAAGAAATGGACCAGACACTAACCATCAG AACCCCCAGAATAAGACCTCCCCGTTCTCGGTGTCCCCGACTGGCCCCAGCACCAAG ATCAAGGCTGAAGACCCCAGCGGCGACTCAGCCCCAGCAGCACCCCCGCCCCCGCAGCCGGCTCAGCCACACCTGCCCCAGGCCCAACTCATGTTGACTGGCAGCCAGCTAGCCGGG GACATCCAGCAGctcctccagctccagcagcTGGTGCTTGTGCCAGGCCACCACCTCCAGCCACCTGCTCAGTTCCTGCTGCCGCAGGCCCAGCAGAGTCAGCCAG GCCTGCTACCGACGCCAAATCTATTCCAGCTACCTCAGCAAACCCAGGGAGCTCTTCTGACCTCCCAGCCCCGGGCAGGGCTGCCCACACAG CCCCCCAAATGCTTGGAGCCACCATCCCATCCCGAGGAGCCCAGTGATCTGGAGGAGCTGGAGCAGTTCGCTCGCACCTTCAAGCAACGCCGCATCAAGCTGGGTTTCACACAG GGTGACGTGGGCCTGGCCATGGGCAAGCTCTATGGCAACGACTTCAGCCAGACGACCATTTCCCGCTTCGAGGCCCTCAACCTGAGCTTCAAGAACATGTGCAAACTCAAGCCCCTCCTGGAGAAGTGGCTCAATGACGCAG AGACTATGTCTGTGGACTCAAGCCTGCCCAGCCCCAACCAGCTGAGCAGCCCCAGCCTGGGTTTCGATGGGCTCCCCGGCCGGAGACGCAAGAAGAGGACCAGCATCGAGACAAACGTCCGCTTCGCCTTAGAGAAGAGTTTTCTAGCG AACCAGAAGCCTACCTCAGAGGAGATCCTGCTGATCGCAGAGCAGCTGCACATGGAGAAGGAAGTAATCCGCGTCTGGTTCTGCAACCGGCGCCAGAAGGAGAAACGCATCAACCCCTGCAGCGCGGCCCCCATGCTGCCCAGCCCGGGCAAGCCGGCCAGCTACAGCCCCCACCTG gtCACACCACAAGGGGGCGCCGGGACCCTGCCGTTGTCCCAAGCTTCCAGCAGTCTGAGCACAACAG TTACTACCTTATCCTCAGCTGTGGGGACACTCCACCCCAGCCGGACAGCTGGAGGGggtggggccgggggcggggccgcgccCCCCCTCAATTCCATCCCCTCtgtcacccccccacccccggccaccACCAACAGCACAAATCCCAGCCCTCAAGGCAGCCACTCGGCCATCGGTTTGTCGGGCCTGAGCCCCAGCACGGG AAGCACAATGGTGGGGTTGAGCTCCGGGCTGAGTCCAGCCCTCATGAGCAACAACCCTTTGGCCACTATCCAAG ccCTGGCCTCTGGTGGAACCCTGCCCCTTACCAGCCTTGACAGCAGCGGGAACCTGGTGCTGGGGGCGGCTGGCGCAGCCCCAGGGAGCCCGGGCCTGGTGACCTCACCACTCTTCTTGAACCACGCTGGGCTGCCCCTGCTCAGCGCCCCGCCTGGCGTGGGCCTGGTCTCAGCAGCCGCTGCAGCCGTGGCGGCCTCCATCTCCAGCAAGTCTCCTGGCCtctcctcgtcctcctcctcgtcctcctcctcgtcctcctctACCTGCAGTGAGACGGCAGCACAGACCCCTGGAGGCCCAGGGGGACCCGAGGTAGGGTCCAAGCCCGAGTGA
- the POU2F2 gene encoding POU domain, class 2, transcription factor 2 isoform X5 — MVHSSMGAPEIRMSKPLEAEKQGLDSPSEHPDTERNGPDTNHQNPQNKTSPFSVSPTGPSTKVGILSGLHLTFWGPGPCLSPPQIKAEDPSGDSAPAAPPPPQPAQPHLPQAQLMLTGSQLAGLTALMPAQQQLLLQQAQAQLLAAAVQQSSAVAAAAASTSSSSSSSSSSASSSTSQAPASSSSGGGDLPPPQSASQPPGTPQLTLSQPIQLTAQDIQQLLQLQQLVLVPGHHLQPPAQFLLPQAQQSQPGLLPTPNLFQLPQQTQGALLTSQPRAGLPTQPPKCLEPPSHPEEPSDLEELEQFARTFKQRRIKLGFTQGDVGLAMGKLYGNDFSQTTISRFEALNLSFKNMCKLKPLLEKWLNDAETMSVDSSLPSPNQLSSPSLGFDGLPGRRRKKRTSIETNVRFALEKSFLANQKPTSEEILLIAEQLHMEKEVIRVWFCNRRQKEKRINPCSAAPMLPSPGKPASYSPHLVTPQGGAGTLPLSQASSSLSTTVTTLSSAVGTLHPSRTAGGGGAGGGAAPPLNSIPSVTPPPPATTNSTNPSPQGSHSAIGLSGLSPSTGSTMVGLSSGLSPALMSNNPLATIQALASGGTLPLTSLDSSGNLVLGAAGAAPGSPGLVTSPLFLNHAGLPLLSAPPGVGLVSAAAAAVAASISSKSPGLSSSSSSSSSSSSSTCSETAAQTPGGPGGPEVGSKPE; from the exons ATGGTTCACTCCAGCATGGGGGCTCCAG AAATAAGAATGTCTAAGCCCCTGGAGGCCGAGAAGCAAGGTCTGGACTCCCCATCAGAGCACCCAG ACACTGAAAGAAATGGACCAGACACTAACCATCAG AACCCCCAGAATAAGACCTCCCCGTTCTCGGTGTCCCCGACTGGCCCCAGCACCAAG GTGGGCATTCTCTCTGGCCTCCACTTAACATTCTGGGGTCCCGGACCCTGCCTCTCTCCCCCCCAGATCAAGGCTGAAGACCCCAGCGGCGACTCAGCCCCAGCAGCACCCCCGCCCCCGCAGCCGGCTCAGCCACACCTGCCCCAGGCCCAACTCATGTTGACTGGCAGCCAGCTAGCCGGG cTCACGGCGCTGATGCCGGCTCAGCAGCAGCTCCTCCTGCAGCAAGCGCAGGCCCAGCTCCTGGCCGCCGCCGTGCAGCAGTCCAGcgccgtcgccgccgccgccgcctccacctcctcttcttcttcctcctcctcctcctccgcctcctcctcGACCTCGCAggccccagcctcctcctcctccggggGAGGCGACCTGCCACCACCACAGTCTGCCAGCCAGCCCCCGGGGACCCCACAGCTTACCCTGTCCCAGCCCATCCAGCTCACAGCACAG GACATCCAGCAGctcctccagctccagcagcTGGTGCTTGTGCCAGGCCACCACCTCCAGCCACCTGCTCAGTTCCTGCTGCCGCAGGCCCAGCAGAGTCAGCCAG GCCTGCTACCGACGCCAAATCTATTCCAGCTACCTCAGCAAACCCAGGGAGCTCTTCTGACCTCCCAGCCCCGGGCAGGGCTGCCCACACAG CCCCCCAAATGCTTGGAGCCACCATCCCATCCCGAGGAGCCCAGTGATCTGGAGGAGCTGGAGCAGTTCGCTCGCACCTTCAAGCAACGCCGCATCAAGCTGGGTTTCACACAG GGTGACGTGGGCCTGGCCATGGGCAAGCTCTATGGCAACGACTTCAGCCAGACGACCATTTCCCGCTTCGAGGCCCTCAACCTGAGCTTCAAGAACATGTGCAAACTCAAGCCCCTCCTGGAGAAGTGGCTCAATGACGCAG AGACTATGTCTGTGGACTCAAGCCTGCCCAGCCCCAACCAGCTGAGCAGCCCCAGCCTGGGTTTCGATGGGCTCCCCGGCCGGAGACGCAAGAAGAGGACCAGCATCGAGACAAACGTCCGCTTCGCCTTAGAGAAGAGTTTTCTAGCG AACCAGAAGCCTACCTCAGAGGAGATCCTGCTGATCGCAGAGCAGCTGCACATGGAGAAGGAAGTAATCCGCGTCTGGTTCTGCAACCGGCGCCAGAAGGAGAAACGCATCAACCCCTGCAGCGCGGCCCCCATGCTGCCCAGCCCGGGCAAGCCGGCCAGCTACAGCCCCCACCTG gtCACACCACAAGGGGGCGCCGGGACCCTGCCGTTGTCCCAAGCTTCCAGCAGTCTGAGCACAACAG TTACTACCTTATCCTCAGCTGTGGGGACACTCCACCCCAGCCGGACAGCTGGAGGGggtggggccgggggcggggccgcgccCCCCCTCAATTCCATCCCCTCtgtcacccccccacccccggccaccACCAACAGCACAAATCCCAGCCCTCAAGGCAGCCACTCGGCCATCGGTTTGTCGGGCCTGAGCCCCAGCACGGG AAGCACAATGGTGGGGTTGAGCTCCGGGCTGAGTCCAGCCCTCATGAGCAACAACCCTTTGGCCACTATCCAAG ccCTGGCCTCTGGTGGAACCCTGCCCCTTACCAGCCTTGACAGCAGCGGGAACCTGGTGCTGGGGGCGGCTGGCGCAGCCCCAGGGAGCCCGGGCCTGGTGACCTCACCACTCTTCTTGAACCACGCTGGGCTGCCCCTGCTCAGCGCCCCGCCTGGCGTGGGCCTGGTCTCAGCAGCCGCTGCAGCCGTGGCGGCCTCCATCTCCAGCAAGTCTCCTGGCCtctcctcgtcctcctcctcgtcctcctcctcgtcctcctctACCTGCAGTGAGACGGCAGCACAGACCCCTGGAGGCCCAGGGGGACCCGAGGTAGGGTCCAAGCCCGAGTGA